ATGGTAATGTAATTGTTGTTTGCGTGCAATATATTTCTAATGTTTTTCATCTATTCTCTGCTGCTtttataaatactttgtattCAGTGCTATTCTCTATACAGTCCTCAagtaatattttacaaataaagaaatgttttcagCTTATCTATGCACAATTTCCTTTTTGGAGAATCAAAGTATAATCACAGCTGAAAGGATGTTCCCTGCATCCTGTGCAAGAaacagctgtgctgtgctgtgctgtgctgtgtctgttAAATATGTTGCTCTATTACAGTGCAATTCAGAATGCCCCAAACCCTGGAGGAGGTGAGAAGCCGGGATCAGCTGCTAAGTCTTCTCCTGCCAAATCACAGCCACGCAGCTCCCATTGTGGAGGGCAGGGAGGCTGTAAAAGATCATGTAATGAAGAGCCAAGCACTGATACGCCAGGCAGAGCTGCTGTCCAGATTGAAAACTCACCAGTACTCTGCCCTTTCCATCTTCAGCCTGTGTCTGAGTATGATCACTGCTTCCTACATTTACATTGCCATTAGTTTTGATAGCTTTTCATGAatcccatttttcttttttctaaattgttGGTTTATTACAGGCCAGGCATTTACACTGTAGACGCTCATTTTCTCATTTTGTGTTTCAgtagatttgtatttaattcCATTTTTGTCTTGATCAAAGGCCAGAAACAGCATTAAAGAGCCAAGATGCTGAATTCAACAGGAATAAAGAAAGGCTCCAGTTTTTTAAGGTATGTTTGTAACTGATTTACATGGTATATTTTCTTTGCACCCTCGTTGTAACTATTTACAGTACAGGGATTGAAAGCTTGCACGATTTCAGGGTTATTAAGTTTCCACCATTCAATATAGAACTTTTAATGACATTTACaattgagtgattttttttttctgagatgccttttttgtgtgtaaaactgcTTTTGCTTGCTAAAAATTGTTTATCTTGTGAACCAAGAGGTTTTCCCCCAAAAGTCTCATAATGGCCTGACACTGTAATCAACCAGTGCACAGACGTTCAGAGCGTTTTTATAATTGCTTGccattatttttgtataaaaccagctgtttatttgatttatacaTAAGTGCAAACTGTGAGGATAGGTTTGCTAGGTGTAAtgtcaacagaaataaaaataggaGCAGTTGTATTTAAAGTTGTGTGATTTATACAGAATTTCTACTTAAACACCTTTAGTACAATGTAGTCCAGTACATTTCTGTGCTGGTGAGGTTTGAAGTAAATAACTAGTGTTTCACTTTCATTCTTTCCCACAGTGGTgctctaaagtctttaaaaatgtgacgGTGATACCCCCTGAGACTGGGGTTGTGCACCAGGTGAATCTAGAGTACTTATCCCACATTGTGTGTGATAATGGTGGCTTTTTGTACCCTGATAGTGTGGTGGGTACAGACTCGCATACCACTATGATTAACGGCCTAGGAATATTAGGATGGGGTAAGtatcatttaaaactttttttttttttctgattgactatatacagtgcctatagaaagtctacacccccttgaacttttttcacattttgttgtttcatgcatttaaatgaggatttttttccaattatctacacaccatactcgacacagttaaggggaaaaaagattttgttgaaaaaaattatatgttaaaaatataaaactgaaagatcataattggataagtctccaccccccctgagttaatacttggtggaagcacctttggcagcaatttcagctgtgaatctgttgggataggtcgcTACCAACttaagaacatttacctttttgttccttagccactccagtgtagctttggctgtgtgctttgggtcgttgtcatgctgaaaggtgaacttctgtcccagtttcaagtttctataggcactgtgtgtgtgtgtgtgtgtgtgtgtgtgtgtgtgtgtgtgtgtgtgtgtgtgtgtgtgtgtgtgtgtgtgtgtgtgtgtgtgtgtggtgtgtgtgtgtgtgtgtgtgtgtgtgtgtgtgtgtgtgtgtgtgtgtgtgttgtgtgtgtgtgtgtgtgtgtgtgtgtgtgtgtgtgtgtgtgtgtgtctctttctctctctctcatatatataaatataaatatacagaatTTTAGTGTTGACCCTGGGTACGAGCCCTCATGTAATGATAAGCAAATGCTTGCTGCTAACAATTTCTCCTCTATTTTAGGGGTTGGAGGTATTGAATCAGAAGCTGTTATGCTGGGCCAGCCTGTCTCTTTGACATTGCCCCAAGTGGTTGGGTGCAAGCTTGTTGGATTCATAAGCACACTAGCCACATCAATAGATATTGTCTTAGGCATTACTAAGGTAGGCAGATTATTGTGATATTAGATCTTAGTTCTTttggtttttgtatttctttctggtcttcatacatttttattttctatttccagCACCTTAGACAAGCAGGAGTTGCTGGTAAATTTGTGGAGTTCTTTGGGCCAGGGGTTTCGCAGCTGTCTGCCGGAGACAGGACTACAATCGCCAACATGTGCCCTGAGTACAGTGCCACTGTGAGCTTTTTCCCGGTCGATGAAGTTACACTTAAGCACCTAAAACAGACAAGTAAGAAACCCATCATTATATGAACACaatctaaatatgtttttgtaaacccATCGATATTTTAGTGGCGATATCTCTTAAACCAGTTCAGATGTCCCCAGGGATGCATGCTTTTAATAGACTTCATTGAAATAATCTTTTTTGTCTATTTTAGAATGAGTAGGAAATTTgtactgcagttttattttttctctttgtttttagaCTTTGATGAAGAGAAACTTGATATAATAGAAACCTATCTTAAAGCTGTCAAATTATTCAGAAGTTACCAGAATCCATCAGAAGATCCGGAATATTCACAGGTGAGGGTTTTAGGTTTTTAGAAGGAAATTGGTTTTATTTGGATTTATCACCCAACAAAGTAAGAAATAAATGCCCTGGTTGTGAGTTTGCATAATATGTCTGTATAATGTTGGTTCAGTTGGTTTTGCAATAGAACATGTAGCTCTGTGGATTTAAATTATTGTTCATGTGACTAATGCCCTTGTCATTTATAAACCCAAGTGCTGTTCAAGGAGCCTGAATCTCACCGCTGGCTTTGTGTCACTGAATGCAAACTGGGTGGGCCTGGTGATTTCCTAAAGACCAGCATACATGACAAAACATGTTCTTAAATCTTTTTCCAGATTATCATTCCTGTTATACAGTCCAAAAAttgaatttacattttaatattgaatTGAGTTACTGTCTCTGGTATAATGGGTTGCACATATCTGTGTAAGGCTTAGGCAGTGTCATAaaacattgtgaaagcatggtacaacATGATAAAGTGCATACAGGGgtgataaagcatattaagaaACATGAAGGAATTTTTATGTTACAAAATATAGCTCCGGTTTACAATTCCAGGTTCAAAGAACAAGTCCATTGTGGATCTATCTACTTCTTATTAACAGCAATGTTTAAGATTGTTGTCTTGAAAAAATGCCAGGAATCAATGAATGGACTCAGTTCTCTCTTCCGTTGCATTAGGTTGTAGAAATAAATCTAAGCTCAATCATTCCACATGTGAGCGGTCCTAAGAGACCCCAGGACAGGGTAGCAGTAACTGACACGAAGAAGGATTTTCAGAAGTGCTTAAAGGAAAAGGTAAGCGGAACTGGGTTTATGTTGTACAGTGTCATTTGGAAGTGCTTTAATTCAGTGCTGCACTTCCCATTAAAGGAACACATCCAGCACAGGTGAGTTGCTTCTGGGTGTTTGAGTCCTTGtaggaaaaacaattcagaatgttactttttttgttttgtttttaaacaatcacTTGGATTTATGTCATAtcctttatttaaccactggaccaccaagcctcctccGTCATTAGTGGGAGTGTTGCATTGAATTATCTGCAAGGAGCCTTCGATTTAAATGTTCTTCACTAACAGCTTAAAGTAAAGTACCATTAAAAAGTTTAATTCACCTTTACTATAATGTTAATGATCTAAAACTCTTGTTCTGTATTGATTCACCccaatacatatactgtactaatGTGTTTAATCAGCTAATTCtgcatttattttcagattgGTTTCAAGGGGTTTCACATtcctgctgaaaaacaaaatgaagttaTTCCTTTCATGCACAAAGGAACAGAGTATAAACTTGCCCATGGTTCTGTTGTAATAGCTGCAGTGATCAGCTGTACAAACAACTGCAATCCATCTGTCATGCTGGCTGCAGGTGAGAGTCAGTGGTTTAAGTATTACCTGTTGACATACAGTAGGATACTATATTTGCACTTTCAATAccaatttataaaacatttgagATATGGgactgtattaaaaacatatctgGTGCCTTTTTCCTGTGGTTATATATCACATTTGCCCATTACTCAGATTTACTGTAAACTGTTCACATATATTCCAGGATTCACTTTGCTTAGTTGAAGGATTCTCATGTAGTACAAGTTATTGGTTTGGCAAAGCTGCTGTTGCTTTCCTTAATCACTGAGTTATTTAAAGCACCTTGACCTCCAGCCTAATGTGGCTGCATTTACATTCTGCTTGTATGTAGAAGCAGCATTCTAAAGATAACATTAATTATTGTGTAACTGCAGGTACCTGTTTTGACAGCTGACAgttgttcttgtgtttgtttcaggtcTATTGGCTAAAAAGGCAGTGGAGGCAGGCCTGGTTGTTCAGCCTTACATAAGGACAAGTCTGTCGCCTGGAAGTGGAATGGTTACACACTACATTAGTGCCAGTGGCGTTTTACCTTACCTTAGTCAGCTGGGGTAGGTATTGGCTTTGCTACAGAGACTGCAGAAAGTAATGTGCTGTGGAATTCAAATGCCTAGTTTAATGGTTCTTCAGAGTTTGCCCCCAAAAATATTGGGGCTGTTCTTGTTTTATGTATCCTCCTGTATTGGGGGTGTATAGTGGAGGTATGCTGCATGTACGAATGCTTCCCTTTTGGCTAGCTCTTGAAAACCATTCTTCAAATTTGGATGAAACTTGGTCCTGGCATTCACATATTGTAatttcactgacatttttaaattaattatttttgaatAGTTCCTTGTGTACCTATAgtactgtttttttcattatttccttTTTCCGCAGGTTCGAGGTTATTGGTTATGGATGTGAAACCTGCGTTGGAAATACTGCTCCTCTTCCAGAGGCTGTTGTAGATGCTATTAAACAGGTTAggcttttaaacctatttttaatCTTATTGTTCAGGTAACAAATGGGCAATAACACTAAACAAACTCATCTTGTACGAGATACACAGAATACATTTTCTTAACTCGTATTATCTTTGTGTCAGTGGTTTTTCATTCTTTTGAAGATATGcaaatacagtgcactccatttataagaatcgcATCCATCCCGAGTGTTTTGATTCTTAAAAacggaccgatatgattactaTGGTACAGAGTTACGCTTAGTTTGaataagagcttgttccctggctgcagtgtaacgAGTTAGATGTTAATGGTGCTAAATCACTGAGGATAATACATCAGAAAAAGTCATTGtaggtaagcagcttgttatatgatcaggATTGTGTACTCAGGGCTGCATTATCctattttactgcagtatacaTGAGAAGCGATCATGtcatgagggtgcctagtttaactgccatgcTATGtcacgtgtaatggcctttgaattaatgacattgcagtattttactgtcgtgactaccactgcatttaaacatgtgtggcttacttattttctgttgcgatgcaaatctaGGTTTTTCATTAAGCGGAGCTGCAAAGTTCTGCAATCCCCCCCTTCACCACGCCGCgatcccactccctctacatgcatatcacacaataaaactgctgtactcggtatgtattcaatgaacGTGTATTCTCTTTATTGAAAGAAGTTTTCACTgacaagaacacaaaaaaaacaacctgcacaatgcagtggcacagtcaTGTTTGATTACAAACAGTGCAGTATTTCCTGCATAATTGCACTATCCAAGCTGCGTATGTGCCTAATCAcatgagatgtgatcaaattcaagaacagctttattggctgtacacgtcattgcacttgatcccGTATtgcatgtagtcagtttgccccgaaatgattcttgattcttacaagtggagtattttacattgtttaatataggaatgattttgtcccagtggttttaaTCACTATATGGAGTTGATTCTTATATAAGTGATTCTTagaaacggagtgcactgtatttcaaatacaacactattGATGCATTGACTGTCACTTCCAGGTATATGTGCTGTAGTTAACATGGACTGGGAGCAGCTAGACCAATGGggtgagtttgaactacagcacAGTGAGTGATTAGGACCCAGAAAGCAGCAGAAGCCTTCCATCTAtagtgttgcatttaaaatatctgcatgttTTTTCAATAATGCAGTAAACTgccaaaacagtgttttaatacCCCTCTTTATCGGTTATGTCTTCTTTTAATACAAAACCTGATTCTTGTGCTTTCCTTGCAGGGTGATTTGGTAGCATGTGGAGTGTTGTCTGGCAACCGGAACTTTGAAGGGCGTCTGTGTGACAGTGTGCGTGCCAACTACCTTGCCTCGCCACCACTAGTGGTAGCGTATGCCATAGCTGGTACTGTTAGTATAGACTTTGAAACTGAACCTTTGGGTAAGTACTGTTATGTTAAGCCTTCGTTTGAATAATTGTGCTAGTGCTAAATATGTAgttcttaaaacaaacacactttatacgcagaaacttattttaaaacctttctgacatcattatttttaattgattaattttccAGTTCAGCTAAAACTGTGACACTGGTATTGGTTAAAGAGAACACAGCAAACTGCATTAATTATAGAACTGCATTTGTTAGTCTCCAAATCCACAGTAGCCAGTTGCTCAGTTTCCCCTCATAAAATCATTCACTTTAAAAATCAACAAAGTATTCATAACGTAAACCAAATTGGAAATTCAGTGTTTCAGTTGCGTTTGTGTGACTAGTTTGCATCAGCTTTTATATACCGTAATGTGGCATTGTGTTGGTATCGGGCACAAATGGTTGCAGAATCATTcaggtgttttttctttcatttttctttcaggTGTAAATTCAGAAGGCAGAGCAGTGTATTTGCGTGATATCTGGCCCACCCGTGACGATCTACAGCAGGCTGAAGAGCAGACAGTCATCCCGTCCATGTTTAAACAACTGAAAGACAGAATAGAGGTTAGCGTTAGACAAAGCTGTCTGGGTCTTTATCACATCTAACACTTCAGAGTTGTGTAAACTGAcctttgcatttgtgttttatttacagaaagaaaacaaacaatggaaTAGTCTTGAAGCCCCAGAATCTGTTTTGTTCCCATGGGACCCCAAATCTACATATATTAGGTGTCCTTCATTTTTTCATAATCTTGTAAGTGTTATTATTATGACTGCTGCAAACCGTAAACAGTAGCATTAAGCCCAGTGTAATATTAGTgctaggactttttttttttttttttacctttttttaacacaatttaaacctattttaaatattctttaattttaaattagtGAAATACAATGTCATGTGccatgttacagtaaaaaaaataaaaatctcttggGAATAAAATTAACCTAGAACCCAATCAAATAACTTGTTAATGAAAGGAGAGAACATTCCCTGTACAataatgtgtgtgattttttttttcagacttcaTTTGTGCATGTCTTTCATAGCCGTTTGTCATTTTTGACACCAAGTACATTTAGTTTGAATATGTGaatgaatatttgtcccagcactaattaatATATGATAGATAGTCTTCAGGAAGTGCAGCATCATTATTACAATTGTGTAGACATGAACATTTGTGTGTAGTTTCTAGTATTTATGCAGTGTATTTTGTTTCACCTGTCTCTGttgtatatgattgtattgaggtTTATACCTCGTgtgctttatttaaattgtaccGTAAGCCTGATGACGTCATTCTTATTATAACATTATGAAATGGCTAAAATTCTATAAAAAACCATTTCAGACCAAAGAGCCAGTGTTCCCTCAGTCCATCGAGAATGCCCATGTCTTGCTGTTTTTGGGTGATGTGGTTACAACGGATCACATCTCACCTGCTGGAAGTATTGCCCGGGTCAGTGCTGCTGCTAAGTACCTGATAAGCAAACGGTAAGGATTCTGAAGAAAATGGATGGAtatatgttttatacattatCTTTTAGGCTTGATAAAGACTTTGGCAATAAAACTTTCTCGAATTATCTCTTCCAGACTCACACCTCGAGAATTCAACTCGTACGGAGCTCGCAGGGGAAACGATGCGGTGATGACAAGGGGTACATTTGCCAGCATCAAGTTGTTCAACCGGTTTATTGGAAAAACAGCACCGAAAACTGTGCACATACCATCAGGGCAAACTGTAAGTGTGCTTGCACTCTAATGTTTCTTTAACACTGTGTGTTGGATGTGGTTTCTTTGTTTGCCTCCCAGGAAGTTTATTATGGCTTTACTTCCTTTTAATTTCACCCCATGtcttctccaggtgaaatgacccagggagtGTACTGCTAACGCACCCCGTTTTAGCTACAAATACTTTTGGCTATAACCGTTAGGCTTACCCCACCTCACAGTTCCATTTCAGTTTATTGGTACATTGCTGCTCTTTGCTTTGTGTCAACACCATCAGTCATGCAAATTATAATTGGTTAAGTAGATTGAGTCTTCTGTAATGGGGGGCCATGAGGGGGGTTGTCTGAGGATATCATCCAAATTAGTTATCAGACAGTGTCTATGGGAACCTGCTAACTTTTGTGAGTGGTGTCCCCTTTagtacatgatttttttttttaagtaatcctGTGATTTGACTGCAGTTTCCTTCTTTGCTGTAGGTGGACGTGTATGAGGCAGCAGACAGGTATCGGAGGGATGGGATCCAGCTGATTATTCTGGCAGGAAAGCAGTACGGCTCTGGAAACTCTCGAGATTGGGCTGCCAAAGGACCTTATCTACTGGTAAGTATCTACCAGTTGTTCATGCTCATTGCAAGGCTAGTGCATTCACAATTTCTTGTTTAATTTAGTAgtaattttgtattaaataatttcCTACAAAATCATTTAAACTAGATTTTGGAAGACATTTTCTTTAGTCCAAATTTGTATGCAatgtttattaaacatatttgtcCCTGATGAAGGAATTTAGAAAGGAATGCATTGTTTGGCGTGTAGTCCTAGTCAGCAGTTTTGTTTCTCGGAGTTAAATGGTTTGTATTATTTTCAGGGTGTAAAGGCTGTGATTGCAGAGAGCTTTGAAAAGATGCACAGGAACCATCTGGTTGGGATTGGGATTGCTCCTCTTCAGTTCCTTCCAGGAGAAAATGCTGACACGTTGGGACTTTCTGGCAAGGAGAAGTATTCTTTAACAATCCCTGAAGACCTTTCGCCACGACATGAACTAACTGTAAAGGTGCGTAAGCCCACATTCATTAAATGCCATGCCTTTAAATACTTTTTGAAGAGCAGCGGTACAACTGAATTGAACTGTATTGATGTTCTTCCCGAGTATAAGCTCAGCTGCTCTAGTTCTTGTTATAAGTGTATTTGCCAGATTTGAATTCTGCCTGTTAACTGTAACCTAAATACAtattgtagtgtgtgtggggTGCTATTAAAAAATGTCATGCTGCAATGATTTGAAAGCACAGTACTTCCTTTGTCGAAAGAGCCTCTGTATTGAGCCATTAAAACACTCTAGGTTATGAACTCAAACATTTTCTCATGGCTTTGTTGGAGGGTAGTTTGTAACCTATAATTaacaattgtttttctttctttgtttcagaCAAGCACAGGAAAGACTTTCAATGTTCTtgctctttttgaaaatgaaatggaCATTGCATTTTTTAAGCATGGAGGGATCCTTAAGTATGTAGCGCGCAACATCTTGTTACAACAGTCGCCTTGATGTTAAGTACCACAGCCTTGAACCGCAACAAGCATGATGTTGTCACTACTGAGTTAATAGTGAAGTATTATGCAAATCATCGCGTATTgttctaaatgtgttttcttcttcttgccctctatataaagaaatatagtaaggaaaataaatataactgCCATTGTTCAGCAATCGATTCCAGGTGCTGTgcacacagtaaaacctggaatggttcaaactgttctgcaatgggagttttatttctaCTCCTGCTAGGTAATGTTAACAAGCATAACTGAAAGTCATACTGTTGTGCTGGAAAGCAAATGTAAGCACATACGTCTGCCATCAACACAACAGAAAGGAGGAGGAATGTTGTTGCCGATTGAAAAATGACCGTGCTTGCGTCTTTTTTCAGTAGTGTACTGGTATGATTGGTATTACAATTTGTATGGATGCTTTTTTTGTACTTGGCCaattttatgtttgtttctaaatgtaCACTTGCCATTGAAGAAAATTGACTAGCATCTGTATAATTAACAGAATGGGCTGAATAGACGAACTGCTCAAAGAGTGTGTCCAATCATCTGTATTTGAGGGTGTATAAATTGAATCTACTGGTGCATTCAAGTTTTTAAAGTCTTGCAAGTGACCTAAATTGTAGACATAGAGTTGTAGTTTCATGTTTAGAATTGATGGCACTTAATAAATTAAAGAACCTGGTAACAGTATAACATAAAAAGTGAGGCTGATTTCAGTTGCTACTGAAGAGTTAAACAATCTAATAGGAGACCTGCTTATTACTGTAGTAGGTTTTAAGTTGTAGCTGCGCAGAGCTTGATATTAAAAGTATCCCGTATCCCATTTGTTTCCTTGTTGCCTTCCCACATTCTCTTTTTTAATATGACAACCTCTTTAgaataaagtattttgttttaatctgctgatttaaaaataaataaacagataacacagtgtaacatttttttttttttttttggttcctgggtagtaagtgttattttctaattgcttatgcctcaaaagtatagaaaatggctattattccccacaaactttgcttttgtgaccaggacagtgatattttgaaatttacctattttccagaacattccagatagattcagtgctgagtaaacttggagtaacttctagaactttccagtaatataaatagtagtataaatacaggggcctaccagttcagtttagttccggctgcctaagtggatacatatctgcatttttctgagatggcatcaagaggctgcaatggtggcattcctgatgggtctccaaggcagttttaccaagtttccctgctatctttgcctttgggacatcagggacaccaaggcgcactaccacaggtgggactggccacagcggaccgagttctctgtggggaggagcaACGTCAAGTGGttgccactggtggacccccggaaggtgcagatgccaccactgcacatcaaattgggccttatgaaacaatttgtcagagctctagataaggagtcggcagccttcaagtaccttcaagacttcttccctaagctgtctgaggcaaaggtcaaagccggtgtcttcgtcggaccacagataaagaagatcctggagtgcaatgaattccaagaagctcactagtaaggagaaagcggcttggaacagctttgtcgcagtggtttggggcttcacaaggccgaaaactatgtggagctggttgagactctggtgaagaactacggcagaatgggctgtaggatgtccctcagtCCATGTCCTTGATGcgcatcttgataaattcaaggagaacatgggagcgtactgggaggagcaaggtgagcgcttccaccaggatatactggactttgaacgctgctaccaaggacagtataacgagaacatgatgggagactacatttgggggctgattcgtgaaagtgatttacagtataatcgtgaatctcgaaaaactactcgcttctaaatcttttgtagtcatttttgtattactttagtataaatacatgttaatttggattcatatgttggttttttctgactttatgtgaatgaaaagacacattcgcccattttctcactggaaataggtaaatttcaaaatatcactgtcctggtcacaaaagcaaagtttgtggggaataatagccattttctatacttttgaggcataagcaattgggaaataacacttactacccaggaacaaaaattgtgttacatagtgtaatttattaCATTCTGAAACTTTGAAAATACTAATGACTGTACTGCAATAATCACAGTGCTATGTTAGTTCTAATATGG
This window of the Polyodon spathula isolate WHYD16114869_AA chromosome 24, ASM1765450v1, whole genome shotgun sequence genome carries:
- the LOC121298877 gene encoding iron-responsive element-binding protein 2-like isoform X4, which gives rise to MVEREECLSVSDSVMALAVQASGHPFQDLIEILKSEKNEDKKFFSPQKLNDPRYESLPFSIRVLLEAAIRKCDGFYVKKKDVLNILNWRQQQNNAEVPFSPARILLQDFTGIPALVDFAAMRDAVKKLGGDPYQVNPLCPTDLIVDHSLQIDFSKCAIQNAPNPGGGEKPGSAAKSSPAKSQPRSSHCGGQGGCKRSCNEEPSTDTPGRAAVQIENSPVLCPFHLQPVSEPETALKSQDAEFNRNKERLQFFKWCSKVFKNVTVIPPETGVVHQVNLEYLSHIVCDNGGFLYPDSVVGTDSHTTMINGLGILGWGVGGIESEAVMLGQPVSLTLPQVVGCKLVGFISTLATSIDIVLGITKHLRQAGVAGKFVEFFGPGVSQLSAGDRTTIANMCPEYSATVSFFPVDEVTLKHLKQTNFDEEKLDIIETYLKAVKLFRSYQNPSEDPEYSQVVEINLSSIIPHVSGPKRPQDRVAVTDTKKDFQKCLKEKIGFKGFHIPAEKQNEVIPFMHKGTEYKLAHGSVVIAAVISCTNNCNPSVMLAAGLLAKKAVEAGLVVQPYIRTSLSPGSGMVTHYISASGVLPYLSQLGFEVIGYGCETCVGNTAPLPEAVVDAIKQVFH
- the LOC121298877 gene encoding iron-responsive element-binding protein 2-like isoform X1, with protein sequence MVEREECLSVSDSVMALAVQASGHPFQDLIEILKSEKNEDKKFFSPQKLNDPRYESLPFSIRVLLEAAIRKCDGFYVKKKDVLNILNWRQQQNNAEVPFSPARILLQDFTGIPALVDFAAMRDAVKKLGGDPYQVNPLCPTDLIVDHSLQIDFSKCAIQNAPNPGGGEKPGSAAKSSPAKSQPRSSHCGGQGGCKRSCNEEPSTDTPGRAAVQIENSPVLCPFHLQPVSEPETALKSQDAEFNRNKERLQFFKWCSKVFKNVTVIPPETGVVHQVNLEYLSHIVCDNGGFLYPDSVVGTDSHTTMINGLGILGWGVGGIESEAVMLGQPVSLTLPQVVGCKLVGFISTLATSIDIVLGITKHLRQAGVAGKFVEFFGPGVSQLSAGDRTTIANMCPEYSATVSFFPVDEVTLKHLKQTNFDEEKLDIIETYLKAVKLFRSYQNPSEDPEYSQVVEINLSSIIPHVSGPKRPQDRVAVTDTKKDFQKCLKEKIGFKGFHIPAEKQNEVIPFMHKGTEYKLAHGSVVIAAVISCTNNCNPSVMLAAGLLAKKAVEAGLVVQPYIRTSLSPGSGMVTHYISASGVLPYLSQLGFEVIGYGCETCVGNTAPLPEAVVDAIKQGDLVACGVLSGNRNFEGRLCDSVRANYLASPPLVVAYAIAGTVSIDFETEPLGVNSEGRAVYLRDIWPTRDDLQQAEEQTVIPSMFKQLKDRIEKENKQWNSLEAPESVLFPWDPKSTYIRCPSFFHNLTKEPVFPQSIENAHVLLFLGDVVTTDHISPAGSIARVSAAAKYLISKRLTPREFNSYGARRGNDAVMTRGTFASIKLFNRFIGKTAPKTVHIPSGQTVDVYEAADRYRRDGIQLIILAGKQYGSGNSRDWAAKGPYLLGVKAVIAESFEKMHRNHLVGIGIAPLQFLPGENADTLGLSGKEKYSLTIPEDLSPRHELTVKTSTGKTFNVLALFENEMDIAFFKHGGILKYVARNILLQQSP
- the LOC121298877 gene encoding iron-responsive element-binding protein 2-like isoform X2, whose protein sequence is MVEREECLSVSDSVMALAVQASGHPFQDLIEILKSEKNEDKKFFSPQKLNDPRYESLPFSIRVLLEAAIRKCDGFYVKKKDVLNILNWRQQQNNAEVPFSPARILLQDFTGIPALVDFAAMRDAVKKLGGDPYQVNPLCPTDLIVDHSLQIDFSKCAIQNAPNPGGGEKPGSAAKSSPAKSQPRSSHCGGQGGCKRSCNEEPSTDTPGRAAVQIENSPVLCPFHLQPVSEPETALKSQDAEFNRNKERLQFFKWCSKVFKNVTVIPPETGVVHQVNLEYLSHIVCDNGGFLYPDSVVGTDSHTTMINGLGILGWGVGGIESEAVMLGQPVSLTLPQVVGCKLVGFISTLATSIDIVLGITKHLRQAGVAGKFVEFFGPGVSQLSAGDRTTIANMCPEYSATVSFFPVDEVTLKHLKQTNFDEEKLDIIETYLKAVKLFRSYQNPSEDPEYSQVVEINLSSIIPHVSGPKRPQDRVAVTDTKKDFQKCLKEKIGFKGFHIPAEKQNEVIPFMHKGTEYKLAHGSVVIAAVISCTNNCNPSVMLAAGLLAKKAVEAGLVVQPYIRTSLSPGSGMVTHYISASGVLPYLSQLGFEVIGYGCETCVGNTAPLPEAVVDAIKQGDLVACGVLSGNRNFEGRLCDSVRANYLASPPLVVAYAIAGTVSIDFETEPLGVNSEGRAVYLRDIWPTRDDLQQAEEQTVIPSMFKQLKDRIEKENKQWNSLEAPESVLFPWDPKSTYIRPKSQCSLSPSRMPMSCCFWVMWLQRITSHLLEVLPGSVLLLST
- the LOC121298877 gene encoding iron-responsive element-binding protein 2-like isoform X3, encoding MVEREECLSVSDSVMALAVQASGHPFQDLIEILKSEKNEDKKFFSPQKLNDPRYESLPFSIRVLLEAAIRKCDGFYVKKKDVLNILNWRQQQNNAEVPFSPARILLQDFTGIPALVDFAAMRDAVKKLGGDPYQVNPLCPTDLIVDHSLQIDFSKCAIQNAPNPGGGEKPGSAAKSSPAKSQPRSSHCGGQGGCKRSCNEEPSTDTPGRAAVQIENSPVLCPFHLQPVSEPETALKSQDAEFNRNKERLQFFKWCSKVFKNVTVIPPETGVVHQVNLEYLSHIVCDNGGFLYPDSVVGTDSHTTMINGLGILGWGVGGIESEAVMLGQPVSLTLPQVVGCKLVGFISTLATSIDIVLGITKHLRQAGVAGKFVEFFGPGVSQLSAGDRTTIANMCPEYSATVSFFPVDEVTLKHLKQTNFDEEKLDIIETYLKAVKLFRSYQNPSEDPEYSQVVEINLSSIIPHVSGPKRPQDRVAVTDTKKDFQKCLKEKIGFKGFHIPAEKQNEVIPFMHKGTEYKLAHGSVVIAAVISCTNNCNPSVMLAAGLLAKKAVEAGLVVQPYIRTSLSPGSGMVTHYISASGVLPYLSQLGFEVIGYGCETCVGNTAPLPEAVVDAIKQVYVL